AAGAGCATCAAGACGGCAGTGGCCGTCTGTTTTTTAATGTTGCATCTAAAAACACACGCGATCTTCGGTGGGTCGGCGAACAGTTGAACGCTATTGAAGGACTTGAAGAACCAGACGAAAACGATTTACTCTATGTCGAGATTGCCAAGGGCGGCCTAGCTCACGAGCGCAGACGGCGTCGAGAGCAGGTGATGGAGGGACGTGATTTGATAGGGGCGGAGTTGCGGCATCCCTCCGCACAATATCGTATGACGGCAATCGGACTACATATCGTCACGAGAGATATGATGTATTCCGTTGCTGAACGCGAAGGTTTGCCACTTGCAGAATAAATGATATAATTATTACATGAACTACATTGCTATCCATCATTCATTCCATCATTCACATATATTGCCGAAGTGATCCGGATAGTTTTCTATAACCCTTATTTATATAAATACGCCGGATATCGCTTCGGCGTTTTTATGTTGTGAAAAATAACCAAGGAGAATTAAATGAATAAACTTGAAATTACAAATAAAAGAACTAAACGCGAACTGAACGATATGCTTGATAATCGTGAGTCTGTAGATCTTCGACTACCTTCGGGTGCTCTGTGCTGGCTTCATCGACCGTAATTTTGAAGAAGTAGCTGAAGAGGCCGAGGCACTTGACGAACGCATTGTACCCATAGCACTTCAAAAACTTGCGCTCACGACGCTATCTCTATGTGAAAAGCGCAAGCAACTCATTTCAGTCGGCAATAGCGCAGGAGATATTACACAATTCTGGCCCCGCAGCTTGGCTATTACGGAGTTACGAATGCGTACGGTCGATGACAATCGAGTAAGAGAGCTTCGCCGACTCGAAGCCGGGGATACAACTGTAGCAAACGGACCTTTCTGCTTTGTTGATGATGTGGCGGTAAGTGGCCTGACGCTTGCCGTAGCGCGCGAAGCTTTCGATGCTGACGACACATCAATAGCAGCTGTGGGTATGGCTATGGCCTCAAAGCGTCTTGAAAAACGAGCTGGCATGAAAGTGTACAGCGCTATTCAGTATCAGCAGGAGGGAGGAGGGCGTCCCGCCGTCAATACTCTGGCTACCCTCGCGGAACGCTCGGATATACGGCGTCAGTATGCGGTTGCAAAGTTTGGTAATGAGAAAGCCATGGAGAGCATTATAAAAACCTACGAACGAGGAGTTCTTTTATGAAAAAACTACAGATTGCCGTTATTGGATCGGCCGGACCTGAGGAATATGCCTATGATAAACCAATTAAAGCTATGTACGCTGCTGCCGAAACGATAGGTCGACTCCTAGCGCAGAAAGAATGCATTATCGTTAATGGCGGTAAGGACGGTGTTATGGAGGCGGTTTGTCGAGGCGCTAAAAGTGCAGGTGGTCTCACTGTTGCCGAAATATCTGGTGATGGTCGCGGAGAGGGTAATGACTATGTTGATATAGAGATCGTAACTACTGATAGCGGTTTTCGTGGTCCATCTCTGCTTGTTGGTATGAGTGACGCGGTTATTTCTCTAGGCGGTGGTGCGGGAACACTTCAAGAGTTGTCAGTAGCTTATCGTATGCGCAAACCGATAGTTCTCTATACGGGCTTTGGCGGTTGGACTGACCGTGTTGCAAAACTTGACTATCTCGATGAGCGTCAACTTGTGCAATTTGTTCAAGTAAATACCGAAGAATTAGCAGTCATTAAGGCCATCCAATTGGCAAAAAAGGAGAAAAATAATGTCGGCAGAAAACCGCTCAACCTTGCTTTCCGAGGAAAAAAATGCAACAATAACCCCAATGAGTACGTTGTCATCACAGCCATATAAAGGCACCCGAGATTTCTATCCTGCTGAAAAGCGTGTGCAAAATTATATCTTTTCCAACTGGAAACAAATTGCGATAAGTTTTGGGTATGAAGAGTACGGTGCACCGCTTTTGGAGCCGCTTGAAGTCTATGCGGCTAAATCAGGCCAAGAGCTAGCCAATGAACAAACCTATGCTTTTTCTGACCGTGGAGAGCGAACGGTTGCTATTCGTCCAGAAATGACACCAAGTATTAGCCGTATGGTTGCTGCTCGTCGTCAAGAGATGGCGTATCCAGCTCGCTTGTTTAGCATTGCCAATTTTATGCGCTATGAACGCCCTCAGCGTGGTCGTGAGCGCGAGTTTTGGCAACTGAATGTCGATATCTTTGGCGTGGATGGTGCTTTGCCTGAGGCGGAGATCATTACAATGGGTGCAACTTTTATGAAACGTTTTGGCGCGACTGATGATATGTTTATCATCAAGATTAATAACCGCAAGGTTATTAACTATATGATGAGTGAATATCTTGGTCTTGATGCGGTTCAGTCGCAGCTTATGATTAAACTATTTGACCGAAAAAATAAAATCTCAAACGAAGATTTCCGTGATCAAGCGATCGAAATCTTTGGAGATGATAAAGCTCCTGAGGGTCTTTCTAAGATCGCCAAGCTACTTAGCGCTAAGGCAATGGCGGAGCTGCCGGATAGCATTCGTGAAAACGAAGCTGTTAAAGAAGTTCAACAACTTTTTAAACTTCTAGAGCGCTCAGGCGTTAAGAATGCGACGTTTGATATTACTCTTATGCGTGGCCTCGACTATTATACTGGTACGGTATTTGAGTTTTTTGATACTGACCCCGAAAATAATCGTTCACTCTTTGGTGGAGGCCGTTACGATGGTTTAGTCGGTTTATTTGGTGCTGAACCTATCTCGGCTGTTGGCATGGCGCCGGGCTACACGATGACTGAACTATTCTTGCAAACACACAATTTGTTGCCTAAGCTACCTTCAACGACTGAGGTCTATATGGTTGTCCTGGGTGATGCGCTCGAAGGCGGAATGAAGCTTGCTGACGAACTGCGAAGCGAGGGTGTGATGGTTGAAGTGGATATTACTGGTCGCAAACTCGACAAGCAACTTAAGACAGCGGTTAAAAAAGAGATTCCATTCATTGTATTCGTAGGTGAAAAAGAATTGCAATCAGAGATTTACCCGTTTAAGGATACTGCTTCAAGTGAAGAGCAAAAGTTTGCGTTTGAGCGTATCGTGAGCAGCGTTAAGGATCGTCGTCGCAAATCGCAAGATGATCTTTCAGATCTTTTTGAGTAGAACGTAGCCGATACTAGTCGATGTGTGTTATAGTTTTTCTCTAGTGGCACTTCTGCCACCCCCGACAACAGATGGAGCGTTTCATGGGGATTAGTATCGTGTCTGGTGTTAACTGGACGGTTGAAGGTGGTATGTTCACCATCTTCGATCAGAAGGGGTTTGTCAGAGAGAGCAAGTGGGTTGTATCCGTCGACTTTCTCGGCGGTGCACTGTCGTCGATCAACCCGTCGCCGATCAAGCGAGACGTCGAGGGAGTCATCGCTGG
This Candidatus Chromulinivoraceae bacterium DNA region includes the following protein-coding sequences:
- a CDS encoding TIGR00725 family protein, which gives rise to MKKLQIAVIGSAGPEEYAYDKPIKAMYAAAETIGRLLAQKECIIVNGGKDGVMEAVCRGAKSAGGLTVAEISGDGRGEGNDYVDIEIVTTDSGFRGPSLLVGMSDAVISLGGGAGTLQELSVAYRMRKPIVLYTGFGGWTDRVAKLDYLDERQLVQFVQVNTEELAVIKAIQLAKKEKNNVGRKPLNLAFRGKKCNNNPNEYVVITAI
- the hisS gene encoding histidine--tRNA ligase is translated as MSTLSSQPYKGTRDFYPAEKRVQNYIFSNWKQIAISFGYEEYGAPLLEPLEVYAAKSGQELANEQTYAFSDRGERTVAIRPEMTPSISRMVAARRQEMAYPARLFSIANFMRYERPQRGREREFWQLNVDIFGVDGALPEAEIITMGATFMKRFGATDDMFIIKINNRKVINYMMSEYLGLDAVQSQLMIKLFDRKNKISNEDFRDQAIEIFGDDKAPEGLSKIAKLLSAKAMAELPDSIRENEAVKEVQQLFKLLERSGVKNATFDITLMRGLDYYTGTVFEFFDTDPENNRSLFGGGRYDGLVGLFGAEPISAVGMAPGYTMTELFLQTHNLLPKLPSTTEVYMVVLGDALEGGMKLADELRSEGVMVEVDITGRKLDKQLKTAVKKEIPFIVFVGEKELQSEIYPFKDTASSEEQKFAFERIVSSVKDRRRKSQDDLSDLFE